In the Quercus lobata isolate SW786 chromosome 5, ValleyOak3.0 Primary Assembly, whole genome shotgun sequence genome, one interval contains:
- the LOC115989928 gene encoding two-component response regulator ARR12-like, translating to MKSALEKSDNTSSEFPAGMRVLIVDGYPESLHLLETMLKQCDYEVAKCNRGKDALNLLKNSRSNEFDIILTERCLPDMDEITLLGKLSKATDLPVIKATPNKILNRMKAQGVQNLTREHVSSYLQKYRKKRPSGNDEVLNTKQLELSNIGTQAVGNVAFRDRSSITDGSTSYGNRSDTFMAENVAAMGGKGPTYFPALELSNHDNFLGDNPGDSAGINLDQLDDILVDYDANI from the exons ATGAAAAGCGCATTGGAGAAGAGTGATAATACTTCCAGTGAGTTCCCAGCTGGAATGAGGGTTTTAATTGTCGATGGGTATCCGGAAAGTCTCCACCTGTTGGAAACGATGCTTAAGCAATGTGATTACGAAG TTGCCAAATGCAATCGAGGGAAGGATGCGTTGAATTTGCTTAAAAATAGCAGAAGCAAcgaatttgatattattttgaCTGAAAGATGCCTGCCTGACATGGACGAAATTACGCTTCTTGGAAAATTGAGCAAGGCCACTGATTTGCCAGTCATAA AGGCTACTcccaataaaattttgaatagaatGAAAGCACAGGGTGTCCAAAATCTGACTAGAGAACATGTTTCTAGCTATCTGCAG AAATACCGTAAAAAACGGCCGAGCGGGAATGACGAAGTGCTGAACACCAAGCAGCTTGAATTATCTAACATTGGAACTCAAGCCGTTGGGAATGTAGCGTTCCGTGACAGGTCAAGTATTACTGATGGTAGTACTAGTTATGGAAACCGAAGTGACACTTTTATGGCAGAGAATGTAGCTGCCATGGGAGGCAAAGGCCCAACTTATTTTCCTGCGTTAGAGTTGTCTAACCATGATAATTTTCTTGGGGACAATCCTGGAGATTCTGCTGGTATCAACTTGGATCAGTTGGATGATATTCTTGTTGATTATGATGCTAATATATAA